In Papaver somniferum cultivar HN1 chromosome 1, ASM357369v1, whole genome shotgun sequence, a genomic segment contains:
- the LOC113289503 gene encoding UPF0183 protein At3g51130-like, with translation MIQRSVRRCEGTAMGAIVIDLRPGAGIGPFNLGMPISEAFAQIEQRPNIYDVVHVKYLEEEPLKLDIVISFPDHGFHLRFDPWSQRLRLIEVFDVKRLQMRYAKSLIGGPSTLATFVAVYALFGPTFPGTYDKDRGVYSLFYPGLSFAFPIPLQYTDCCHDGEAELPLEFPDGTTPVTSRVSIYDKSSESKVGVGALMTKALAPPLPAGSLYMEEVHAKLGEELWFTVGGQHIPFGASPQDVWTELGRPCGIHQKQVDQMVIHSASDPRPRTTLCGDYFYNYFTRGVDILFDGQTHKIKKFVLHTNYPGHADFNSYMKCNFVIYDSDVGGPFQDSNTISTKHCITPSTKWEQVKDVLGDSGRAAIQTQGSTSNPFGSTFVYGYQNVAFEVMKNGYIATVTLFKL, from the exons ATGATCCAGAGATCCGTGAGAAGGTGTGAAGGTACGGCTATGGGAGCCATCGTTATTGATCTTCGCCCCGGCGCTGGAATTGGTCCTTTTAATCTAG GGATGCCAATTTCAGAAGCATTTGCGCAGATTGAGCAGAGGCCGAATATATATGATGTAGTTCATGTGAAGTATCTCGAGGAG GAACCTCTGAAGTTGGATATTGTTATTAGCTTTCCTGATCACGGTTTTCATCTCCGATTTGATCCATGGTCACAG AGGCTGCGGCtgattgaagtttttgatgtcaAAAGGCTTCAAATGCGATATGCTAAATCTCTTATTGG TGGACCTTCCACTCTGGCTACTTTCGTAGCTGTATATGCACTGTTTGGGCCGACATTTCCTGGAACTTATGACAAAGATAGAGGAGTTTACTCTCTGTTCTATCCG GGACTATCCTTTGCCTTTCCTATACCGTTGCAGTATACAGATTGTTGCCATGATGGAGAAG CGGAGTTGCCTCTTGAGTTTCCTGATGGGACTACTCCAGTTACATCGCGTGTCTCCATATATGATAAATCTTCAGAGAGTAAAGTCGGGGTCGGAGCCCTTATGACGAAAGCTTTAGCTCCACCATTGCCTGCTGGCAGCCTCTACATGGAAGAAGTCCATGCCAAG CTCGGAGAAGAGTTATGGTTCACTGTGGGTGGTCAACATATTCCTTTTGGTGCATCACCTCAG GACGTGTGGACTGAATTAGGTCGTCCTTGTGGAATACACCAAAAGCAG GTTGATCAGATGGTAATTCATTCAGCTTCAGACCCACGCCCTCGCACAACTCTTTGTGGTGATTACTTTTACAATTATTTCACTCGTGGCGTGGACATATTATTCGATGGACAG ActcataaaatcaagaagttcGTTTTGCACACGAACTACCCAGGACATGCAGATTTTAACTCTTATATGAAATGCAACTTTGTTATCTATGATTCAGATG TTGGAGGACCATTTCAAGACTCTAATACCATTAGTACAAAGCATTGCATCACCCCAAGcacaaaatgggagcaagtaaag GATGTCCTCGGGGATTCTGGGCGAGCTGCAATCCAAACCCAAGGATCCACGAGCAATCCCTTTGGATCGACTTTTGTATATGGTTACCAAAATGTTGCTTTTGAG GTGATGAAAAATGGCTATATTGCCACTGTTACTCTCTTTAAGCTGTAG
- the LOC113289511 gene encoding endoglucanase 24-like has product MRLFSFSPSSSSSSFPITSSYSNFISLLFVLVFLITNLHSVKSDYHDYKDALSKCILFFEGQRSGFLPNDRRLNWRMNSGLGDGWQHNVDLTGGYYDAGDNIKFGFPMAFSTTLLSWSVIEFGEFMPPNEFRNALVAIRWGTDYLLKTISHPNKIFVQVGDPIADHNCWERPEDMDTARTVYSVEAPQTASDVAGETAAALAAASIAFRSSDPGYSEALKRSSIKAFEFADNYKGAYSDNDGVRSGACPFYCDFNGYQDELLWGAAWLRRASQNESYLDYIQYNGKTLGAEDSTNEFGWDNKHAGINVLISKEFLEGKVYSLESYKSSADSFMCTLINESSSSHIEYTPGGLIYKPGGSNMQHVTSIAFLLLVYANYLSRTSQTVNCGSVSVGPASLHRQAKQQIDYILGDNPMNMSYMVGYGNKYPQRIHHRGSSLPSVKDHPQAITCKEGSVYYNSANPNSNTLIGAVVGGPGEDDMYEDDRVDFRKSEPTTYINAPLVGALAYFVSNPN; this is encoded by the exons ATGAGGCTCTTCAGTTTCTCtccctcatcttcatcttcttcttttcccattACTTCTTCTTATAGTAATTTCATCTCCCTACTCTTTGTTCTTGTTTTTCTCATTACTAACTTGCATTCAGTTAAGTCCGATTACCATGACTACAAAGATGCATTATCAAAATGCATACTGTTTTTCGAAGGCCAAAGGTCCGGGTTTCTCCCAAACGATCGACGTCTAAACTGGCGGATGAATTCCGGTTTAGGAGACGGTTGGCAGCACAACGTAGATTTAACCGGTGGGTATTATGATGCAGGAGACAACATAAAGTTTGGCTTTCCAATGGCATTCAGTACTACATTATTATCATGGAGTGTTATTGAGTTTGGAGAGTTTATGCCTCCAAATGAGTTCAGAAATGCTTTGGTTGCTATAAGATGGGGCACTGATTATCTTCTCAAAACAATTTCACATCCTAACAAGATTTTTGTTCAG GTTGGGGATCCAATTGCAGACCATAACTGTTGGGAAAGGCCAGAAGACATGGACACTGCTCGGACGGTTTATAGCGTAGAAGCACCGCAAACTGCTTCGGATGTAGCTGgtgaaacagcagcagcacttgcagcGGCATCCATTGCGTTTAGATCATCTGATCCAGGTTACTCTGAGGCTTTGAAAAGGAGTTCAATCAAAGCATTTGAATTCGCAGATAACTATAAAGGTGCTTATAGTGATAATGACGGTGTTAGATCCGGTGCATGCCCTTTCTATTGTGATTTTAATGGATATCAG GATGAATTATTATGGGGGGCAGCATGGTTAAGAAGAGCCTCACAAAATGAGTCATATCTTGATTACATACAGTACAATGGTAAAACCTTAGGGGCCGAAGACAGTACTAACGAATTCGGTTGGGATAATAAACATGCCGGCATTAATGTGCTCATTTCCAAG GAATTCCTTGAAGGAAAAGTGTATTCGCTCGAATCGTATAAATCATCTGCAGATAGTTTCATGTGTACATTGATAAACGAATCCTCATCTTCACACATTGAGTACACTCCTGGTGGCCTCATATACAAACCTGGTGGTAGCAACATGCAACACGTCACCTCTATCGCTTTCCTCCTCCTAGTTTACGCGAATTACCTCTCACGGACATCGCAAACCGTTAACTGTGGGAGCGTCTCTGTTGGCCCCGCTTCTCTCCATCGACAGGCTAAGCAACAG ATTGATTACATATTAGGAGACAACCCAATGAATATGTCATACATGGTAGGATATGGAAACAAGTACCCGCAGAGAATCCACCACCGCGGCTCATCTTTACCATCAGTAAAAGACCATCCTCAAGCAATTACATGTAAGGAAGGTTCTGTATACTACAATTCAGCAAACCCCAACTCTAATACCTTAATTGGAGCGGTGGTAGGCGGTCCAGGAGAAGATGACATGTACGAAGACGATCGAGTAGATTTTCGAAAATCTGAACCTACTACATACATCAATGCTCCGTTAGTTGGCGCCTTGGCTTACTTTGTTTCTaacccaaattaa
- the LOC113289520 gene encoding protein LTV1 homolog: MGKKKFIDKKKSAVFQLHARDTSDPNYGDGPGGDRVFVRVDNNPYENPIFEDADEDGDENLVPNPINTSVSTSNLPVSVRKEILELGLPDDGYNYLAHLREIKNTGAGTAYYQNSKAKLDEVPYDVKAYDASRVRVLEVGETEPSDDSIYKVAAKTVGVKVQRAVDEEVAALLADNDLSRFESDDEDLELEEDFVLKANLPGEGEKEDEEIVFDKKINEQPEVIKRQYVNSSELLHSAGVFDDADDDEFDMEPQTEEKPRAPRFLDEQFDLLTLKEYATDSDNDKGDVYEGSGYGDSESEEEVPLAAKLNNPFLDQEIEKLDFDLAYKVPADYVHGNEGSNCEKLKDSAADLIRRCAEYGQKFDDESHDKEDVVIWEESSEESEEFDCESVISTYTNLENHPGKIEAPVSTRRKKKLADAPAAIPSNGAHGIILKGREKLPVDYLPHSKKVVAEKVTKVPGLKSELYKRKPHGEESKEEKKERKSAVKEERREARKAKKEMRVVYKSETQKAQRVAAVCGPSSIHLM, encoded by the exons atggggaagaagaaatttatagaCAAGAAAAAATCTGCAGTATTTCAATTACACGCAAGGGATACATCAGATCCTAATTATGGCGATGGACCAGGTGGTGATCGAGTTTTCGTTAGAGTTGATAATAATCCCTATGAAAATCCAATTTTCGAGGATGCagatgaagatggtgatgaaaATCTTGTTCCGAATCCAATCAATACTAGTGTTTCTACTTCTAATTTACCTGTTAGTGTAAGGAAAGAAATTTTGGAATTAGGTCTTCCTGATGATGGTTATAATTATCTTGCTCATTTACGTGAAATTAAGAATACTGGTGCTGGTACTGCTTATTATCAGAATAGTAAAGCTAAGCTCGATGAAGTTCCTTATGATGTTAAG GCttatgatgcatcaagagttagGGTTTTAGAAGTTGGAGAGACTGAACCAAGTGATGATTCAATTTATAAAGTTGCAGCTAAGACTGTTGGTGTGAAAGTTCAGAGAGctgttgatgaggaagttgctGCTTTACTTGCTGACAATGATTTATCTAGGTTCGAATCAGATGACGAAGACTTGGAGTTGGAAGAGGATTTTGTTTTAAAGGCTAATCTTCCaggagaaggagaaaaagaagatgaagaaattgtCTTTGATAAGAAGATTAATGAACAGCCTGAAGTTATTAAGAGACAATATGTTAACTCCAGCGAGTTACTTCATTCCGCTGGTGTGTTTGAcgatgctgatgatgatgagtttGACATGGAACCTCAAACAGAAGAGAAACCAAGAGCTCCTCGTTTTTTGGATGAGCAGTTTGATTTG CTTACACTCAAGGAGTATGCCACGGACAGTGATAATGATAAAGGTGACGTGTATGAAGGTTCTGGATATGGAGACTCCGAATCTGAAGAAGAAGTTCCATTAGCAGCTAAGCTTAATAACCCATTTCTAGACCAAGAGATTGAAAAGTTAGATTTTGACTTGGCGTACAAAGTTCCTGCCGATTATGTTCATGGGAATGAGGGATCAAACTGTGAGAAGCTTAAGGACTCAGCTGCTGATTTGATTCGGCGTTGCGCAGAGTATGGGCAGAAGTTTGATGATGAAAGCCATGATAAGGAGGATGTGGTAATTTGGGAGGAAAGTAGTGAAGAATCAGAGGAgtttgattgtgagtcagttaTATCAACATATACAAATCTTGAAAATCACCCTGGAAAAATAGAAGCTCCAGTAAGcacaagaaggaagaagaaattaGCAGATGCCCCTGCTGCAATTCCTAGTAACGGCGCTCATGGGATTATCCTCAAAGGAAGGGAGAAGCTTCCTGTAGACTATTTGCCTCATAGCAAAAAAGTTGTTGCTGAGAAGGTCACCAAGGTTCCAGGCCTGAAAAGTGAGCTTTACAAGAGGAAACCTCATGGCGAGGAGTCAAAggaggaaaagaaagaaaggaag TCTGCTGTAAAAGAGGAGCGGCGGGAGGCACGAAAAGCAAAGAAAGAAATGAGAGTAGTCTATAAATCTGAAACTCAGAAAGCTCAGAGAGTTGCCGCTGTCTGTGGGCCATCTTCTATTCACCTTATGTAA
- the LOC113289529 gene encoding uncharacterized TPR repeat-containing protein At2g32450-like yields MASSRGSRAEKVKRIFQQFDTNKDGGLNREEMASLVVAVNPRVKFSEEQISAILDEVFKTYGEFIDGDKGLTHEGLLRTYDDGAGDVDRDFDALGLELNPDSSSVQISMVSDEASSSSIVDERGIIDQNKKKTVAAWAASPNHGIVFDDTWKIVDDLEILIKRLKVKQAKEGKLKGDNVDVYSDAGWSRELGPSTEMSEKRIIWDESGNDYAQFVKELGVLRTRADASRSREEAFDGQMAIGRVLYEHQLFREALVSFKRACELQPTDIRPHFRAGNCNYVLGKHKEAKEEFLLALDAAEIGGNQWAYLLPQIHVNLGISLEGEGMVLSACENYREAAILCPTHFRALKLLGSALFGVGEYRAAEKALEEAIFLKSDYADAHCDLGSALHAMGEDERAIQEFQKAIDLKTGHVDALYNLGGLYMDMGRYQRASEMYTRVLSVCPNNWRAQLNKAVALFGAGESDDAKKALKEAFKMTNRVELHDAIAHLKQLQKKRPKLKASAGADAEAPFLIVEPSKFKRVNNRTTPRQDLANALEIRSFQRLTRLSRCEVELLKKEMNETEVPVSYSGSGIPEKSIRKAALEVILRRLLHFLKPETFQGAVKVINERILSVMDGSGVGRVDLGMFFAILAPICGSSPDKRKRIVFDALMWRPVNEGVGQIRRVDALAYMKLLRAVYIPSQGVSEMLEGVSEMLEVHGDDDTSVISFPEFVVMFDDPDWGFGIMSTLGKLENKDRTRHGNHACSVCRYPVIGSRFKEVKAHFSLCNQCYSEGKVPSSFKQDEYRFREYGTEREAMKDKCMFFNLHSKNSSEDEL; encoded by the coding sequence atggcATCTTCAAGGGGTAGCAGAGCAGAGAAAGTGAAGAGGATATTTCAACAATTTGATACAAATAAAGATGGTGGTTTGAACAGAGAAGAAATGGCATCTCTTGTTGTTGCTGTAAACCCTAGGGTTAAATTCAGCGAAGAACAAATTAGTGCAATTCTCGATGAAGTTTTCAAAACGTACGGTGAATTTATTGACGGTGATAAAGGGTTAACTCATGAAGGTCTTTTACGTACTTATGATGACGGTGCAGGTGATGTTGATCGTGATTTTGATGCTTTAGGTTTGGAACTCAATCCAGATTCTTCGTCTGTGCAAATTTCTATGGTTTCTGATGAAgcctcttcgtcttcaattgtgGATGAAAGAGGAATTATTGACCAGAATAAGAAGAAAACTGTTGCTGCTTGGGCTGCGTCTCCAAACCACGGAATTGTATTCGATGATACATGGAAAATTGTTGATGATTTGGAGATTTTGATTAAGAGATTGAAAGTAAAACAAGCGAAAGAAGGGAAATTGAAAGGGGATAATGTTGATGTTTATTCTGATGCTGGTTGGTCAAGAGAATTAGGTCCTTCTACAGAAATGTCAGAGAAGAGAATCATTTGGGATGAATCAGGGAATGATTATGCTCAATTTGTGAAAGAATTGGGAGTTTTGAGAACTAGAGCTGATGCATCTAGGTCAAGAGAAGAAGCGTTTGACGGGCAAATGGCGATTGGGCGGGTTTTGTATGAGCATCAATTGTTTAGGGAAGCATTGGTGAGCTTTAAAAGAGCTTGTGAGCTTCAACCAACTGATATTAGACCACATTTCAGGGCTGGGAATTGTAATTATGTTCTTGGAAAGCATAAGGAAGCGAAGGAGGAGTTTTTATTGGCTCTTGATGCTGCGGAGATAGGTGGGAATCAATGGGCTTATCTGCTTCCTCAAATTCATGTCAATCTTGGCATTTCTCTTGAAGGTGAAGGTATGGTTTTGAGTGCTTGTGAGAATTATAGAGAGGCTGCAATTCTTTGTCCCACACATTTTAGGGCTTTGAAACTTTTGGGTAGTGCTCTTTTCGGTGTTGGAGAGTATAGAGCAGCTGAGAAAGCTTTAGAAGAGGCAATTTTTTTGAAATCTGATTATGCTGATGCACATTGTGATCTTGGGTCTGCTTTGCATGCCATGGGAGAAGATGAGAGAGCAATTCAGGAATTTCAGAAGGCTATTGATTTGAAAACAGGACATGTTGATGCATTGTATAATCTAGGTGGGCTTTATATGGATATGGGTAGGTATCAGAGAGCTTCAGAGATGTATACTCGAGTTTTGTCTGTGTGCCCGAACAATTGGAGAGCTCAGTTGAATAAAGCTGTTGCGTTGTTTGGGGCTGGGGAATCTGACGATGCGAAAAAAGCTCTGAAGGAGGCTTTTAAAATGACCAATAGGGTTGAATTACATGATGCCATTGCTCATTTGAAGCAGTTGCAGAAGAAGAGACCTAAACTCAAAGCAAGTGCCGGTGCTGATGCGGAGGCGCCTTTCCTTATCGTGGAGCCATCAAAGTTCAAGAGGGTGAATAATAGGACTACACCAAGGCAGGATTTAGCTAATGCTTTGGAAATTAGGTCTTTTCAGAGGCTCACCAGATTGAGTCGCTGTGAGGTTGAGCTTTTGAAGAAGGAGATGAATGAAACTGAGGTTCCAGTCTCCTACTCTGGCAGTGGTATCCCTGAAAAATCAATCAGAAAGGCTGCATTGGAGGTAATTCTGCGCAGGTTGCTTCATTTTCTGAAGCCCGAGACATTCCAAGGAGCTGTAAAAGTAATCAATGAGAGAATCTTGTCTGTAATGGATGGTTCAGGTGTGGGTAGAGTCGATTTGGGCATGTTCTTTGCTATTCTTGCCCCCATCTGTGGTAGCTCCCCTGATAAACGCAAAAGGATTGTGTTTGATGCGCTCATGTGGCGGCCTGTGAATGAAGGTGTTGGTCAGATTAGAAGAGTTGATGCCCTGGCATACATGAAGTTATTGAGAGCAGTTTATATTCCTTCACAGGGTGTCAGTGAGATGTTGGAGGGTGTCAGTGAGATGTTGGAGGTTCATGGAGACGATGATACCTCGGTAATCTCCTTTCCTGAGTTTGTAGTGATGTTTGATGATCCAGATTGGGGTTTTGGGATCATGTCTACTCTTGGGAAGCTTGAGAACAAAGATAGAACTCGTCATGGAAACCATGCTTGCTCAGTTTGTCGCTATCCTGTTATTGGATCGCGCTTCAAGGAGGTGAAAGCACATTTTAGCTTGTGCAACCAATGCTACAGTGAAGGAAAGGTGCCATCTTCCTTCAAGCAGGACGAATATCGATTCAGAGAGTATGGGACTGAAAGAGAGGCTATGAAAGATAAGTGCATGTTCTTTAATTTACATTCGAAGAATTCCTCCGAAGATGAACTGTAG